A part of Bacillus thuringiensis genomic DNA contains:
- a CDS encoding helix-turn-helix domain-containing protein codes for MERLTQLFTDALLISEPLYGNNKVVWNKWTAYSSDIEKDNTKVVTSQYVSPSFSALVSWLSKKNEEGITSLQIGIKLKEYKDEIHATIEKVLEDEFKNANKFNDGTIIQGDVNEDETDEPVDKEYFEVNNSAVYFKLRDGISKNHFEEDSGMGVKSYPIETKESNAIAQLSSHRDEDLKLIKDDEASRWNTLVNDVMSNMDDLTADVLDSITIQWLAQAKSPDEFIEFSYEQVLDMCNVPKKKVSKGEYYRPEDKIKVAKRIAALASIFIYLNDDNEVVVLNEENEHDEKYKVKREVVKRLFVLDSVVLWRHNTTNEYMGIESCRIKPGSFLTSYLYGSNNTTALLSKKALEYNSYRHKYHKRLIRYLTWQWRIRQIYSTLKRPYSIGGDKGLLAVMAIPLTWKPSRIREHLENVLTDLEKENVISNWEYTVSLDEERFNKKNWFKDYWVNLNITILPPEELIKSMYNLPKKKTLELENNTEESVEYFEKAKDVVNMPPKKNNEELNRFDEEAVREKILKQRKVDNKSIRELAKEMRISAPTLSRFCNRETKRLSANAVEKMSKWYERQGILEKM; via the coding sequence GTGGAGAGATTAACACAACTGTTTACGGATGCATTATTAATATCTGAGCCCTTATATGGAAATAATAAAGTAGTTTGGAACAAATGGACTGCCTATAGTTCAGATATAGAAAAAGATAATACTAAGGTCGTGACTTCTCAATATGTTTCCCCATCTTTTTCGGCATTAGTATCATGGTTGAGTAAAAAGAATGAAGAAGGAATTACTTCGTTACAAATTGGTATTAAGTTAAAAGAGTATAAAGATGAAATTCATGCAACTATTGAAAAGGTATTAGAAGACGAGTTTAAGAATGCTAATAAGTTTAATGATGGAACAATCATCCAGGGAGACGTAAATGAGGATGAAACGGATGAACCAGTTGATAAAGAATATTTTGAAGTTAATAATTCCGCAGTTTATTTTAAATTACGTGATGGAATCTCTAAAAATCACTTTGAAGAAGACTCAGGTATGGGTGTAAAATCTTATCCCATTGAAACAAAGGAAAGTAATGCGATTGCTCAGCTTTCTTCTCACAGAGATGAAGATTTAAAGCTTATTAAAGATGATGAAGCATCTCGTTGGAATACTTTGGTGAATGATGTAATGAGCAATATGGATGATCTGACAGCTGATGTATTGGACTCCATTACTATCCAGTGGCTAGCACAAGCAAAATCCCCAGATGAATTTATAGAATTTTCATATGAGCAAGTATTGGATATGTGCAATGTACCAAAAAAGAAAGTAAGTAAAGGAGAGTACTACAGACCTGAAGATAAAATTAAGGTTGCTAAGCGTATTGCAGCATTAGCAAGTATCTTCATTTATTTAAATGATGATAATGAAGTAGTAGTCTTAAATGAAGAAAATGAACATGATGAAAAATATAAAGTAAAGAGAGAAGTTGTGAAACGGTTATTTGTCTTGGATTCAGTTGTATTATGGAGACACAATACAACAAATGAATATATGGGCATTGAATCTTGCCGTATCAAACCAGGGAGTTTTTTAACAAGTTATTTATATGGTTCAAATAATACCACAGCATTATTATCTAAAAAGGCACTTGAGTATAATAGTTATCGGCATAAATATCATAAACGCTTAATTCGTTATCTAACATGGCAGTGGAGAATACGACAAATATATTCAACTTTGAAGCGACCATATTCCATCGGGGGAGATAAAGGCTTATTAGCTGTCATGGCAATCCCACTCACTTGGAAACCCAGTCGGATTAGAGAACACCTAGAGAATGTTCTTACTGACTTGGAAAAAGAGAACGTAATTTCTAATTGGGAGTATACAGTTTCCTTAGATGAAGAACGTTTCAATAAGAAGAATTGGTTTAAAGATTATTGGGTGAATTTAAATATTACTATACTTCCGCCGGAAGAATTAATTAAGTCTATGTATAATTTACCTAAGAAAAAAACATTAGAGTTAGAAAATAATACTGAAGAATCTGTAGAATATTTTGAAAAGGCTAAGGATGTCGTTAATATGCCTCCGAAAAAAAATAATGAAGAGCTTAATAGATTTGATGAAGAGGCTGTTCGAGAGAAAATACTTAAACAACGCAAAGTTGATAATAAGTCTATACGAGAATTAGCAAAAGAAATGAGAATATCAGCACCTACATTATCTAGATTTTGTAACAGAGAAACCAAGCGGCTATCTGCAAATGCAGTTGAAA